The genomic segment CCGGCTCGCCGCTCTCGTGAAATGGCCAGTGGCCAGGATTTGCAAACTCAGGCCAATTGTTATGAGGCGTTTTTTCAAGTTTTTTGGGGGAAAGAGTGGGTTGCCGGCGCCTATTTCTGGAAATGGTTTCCCAAACGCAGAAATAGTGACCATCACGATAAAAGATTTACCCCGCAGGGAAAGCCCGCCGAGCAGGTTATGGCGAAATGGTACAGCTTATCCCAATAATCAACAAGCGAAAGCAAATTGAGGATTCTTTATATCTACCCGCACCCTGATGACGAGTCCTTCGGACCTGCTCATGTCATGTCAAAGCAGCTCCGCCAGGGGCATGAAGTTTTTCTCCTAACCCTCACGCGTGGTGGGGCGACCCGGCAGCGATTCAAATACAATCATACAGTTGAAGAAATGGGAGGCGTCCGGTTTGCAGAGATGCAGCGGGTAAATGAGGTTCTGGGCTTAAGCGGCATGACCGTTCTCGATTTGCCTGACAGCGGCTTAAAGGAAATGGATCCGCGGGAGATCGAAAAAGTGGTTGTTGACGAAGTCGAAAGAATTAAACCTGAAGTACTGGTGTCTTATGCGGTGCACGGCATCAGCGGTTTCCATGATCATCTGGTAACCCACGCCATTGTGAAGCGGGTTTTTGTTGAATTGAGAGAAAGCAAAAGTTATCTTAAACGGCTTGCATTTGTAACCGTGTCTGAAATAGAATCCCAAAAAAGCAAACATTTCCCGCTGAGTTTTTCGACTCCTGACGAGATTGATTGCGTGGTTGAAGTAGATGAAGAGGATATCAAAAAATCTCACCTTGCTCTTGATTGTTACGTCACATTTCAGGAGACCATAGAAAAATCCGGCATCAAAGGGTTTATTGGCCGTGAAGCGTCTTTTGAACTCTATCAGGAAAATTTCGATCCGCCATTAGGTGATTTATTTGAACGGCTCCCTTCGGATTAACGATTCAGCCATACTCCGGGGATTTTTAACAAAAAAAGATGGGGATCGTTTCAAGTTAACATTTTTTCGGTTTAGTTAAAATAGAGGGAGAAAAAAAATGAGTGCGAAAATTTTGGTCACGGGCGGCACGGGCACAACTGGTTCTCACCTGGTTAACTTATTGCATGAACAGAAAGCCGATTTCAAAGCGCTGGTTAGAAGTGAAGAAAAGGCCAGACCGTTGCAGGAAAAAGGCGTTGCCACCACGATTGGAGATTTTGCAAGTACATCGTCGATCGACCAGGCCTTAGAGGGTGTCGAAAAAGTTTTTCTATTGTCTGCTGCCGGACCGGATCAGGTCGAGCACCAGGGTAATTTTGTGCAATCGTGTCAAAAGGCCGCGGTCAAGTATATCGTCAAAGTTTCTGCAATCGGAACAGCCGCAGATTCCCCCGTAGCTCTGGCGCGCTGGCATGCGCAAACCGAGGAAGAAATCCGCAAGTCCGGCCTGAACTATACTTTTTTACACCCCCATGCGTTTATGCAAAACCAGTTTGCGAATATTGAGACAATCAAATCACAAGGTGCTATCTATGCGCCGATGGCCGATGCAAAATTTGCAACCGTCGATGCTCGCGATATCGCTTCAGTTGCAACCAGGCTACTCTCCGAAGATGGTCACGAAGGCAAAACTTACCTGCTCACGGGCCCTGAAGCGATTTCCATGTCTGATATTGCCGGAACATTAGAAAGGTTACTTGGAAAAGAAGTAAATTACCTGCCAGTTTCATTTGAAGATGCCAGAAAGGCCATGTTGGGGATGGGCATGCCCGAGTGGTTGGCAGACGACCTCACCGAACTTAACAAAATATTTGCGGCGGGACACGGTGCCGAGGTCAGCAATGACATTGAAACGGTTACCGGTAAAAAGGCGACACCATTTGAGCAGTTTGCAAAAGATCATATTGATTTTTTTAAATAACAGAAATTAATGGTTCACGAAAGAATTGCCCTTATCACAGGCGCAAACCGAGGTATCGGGTTTGAAATTTGCAAACAGCTCGCTCAAAAAAAAATTAAAGTCATTTTAACCGCACGTGACGAAGCGAAAGGAAAGGCCGCTGTTCAGAAACTGGTGAAAGAAGGGTTGGATGCTGTGTTCTATCAGCTGAATGTTAGCGATGCTACCAGCGTCAAAAATCTCGCTGATCGGATTCAGAAAGAACTTGGCAGACTGGACATCCTGATTAATAACGCGGGTATTTTTATCGACCCGGGTAAGCTTGCCCAGAATGTGGAGCTGGATATCGTCAGAAAAACCCTGGAGATTAATTTGCTTGGACCCTTAAGCTTGTGTCAGACTTTTATCCCACTGATGAAAAAGCATCATTACGGCAGAATCGTCAACCTTTCAAGCGGTATGGGCGCTTTTAACGAAATGGCTGGCGGGAATGCAAGTTACCGAATTTCAAAGACTGCGCTCAATTCAATGACGGCTATTTTAGCAAGTGAATTAACAGGGTCCAATATTCTGGTGAATACTATGTGCCCGGGCTGGGTTCGAACAGACATGGGCGGCAAAAATGCGACACGTTCGGTCGAGCGAGGTGCCGATACCGCGATTTGGCTGGCCACACTTCCTGATAACGGGCCAAGTGGAAAATTCTTTCGCGATAGAAAGGAAATTCCCTGGTAGTTATTTGACGGCCATCTTAAAGATGACTGTCAAATTGAATTTCTCGTTGCTTAACCTTCCCAGAACTTTTAATTTATTTGAAAACAGGTTTTAAATTGCTTATTTTTAAATGAGTCTTAATAGTCTAATCCGTAAATTCTATTTCTATGGCCAACCCTAATTTTTCCGAGCGAGATGCCGTCAAAATTGTTCGAGAGAAGTTTGATCTTGTTGCAACTGTCAGTCAACTTCCAAGCGAGCTCGATCAAAATTTCCTTGTAAAAGAAAAAACAGGTAGGAAGTTCGTTCTCAAAATCGGGAACGCCGAGGAGCAGAAGGAGACGCTTGATTTCCAAAACAAAGTTATGGAATTTCTTGCGAAAAACAACCCGCCGATAGTTTGCCCACAAATCGTTCCATCTATTTCAGGCGAGAAAATAACGACAGTATCCGGGGCAGATGGATTTCCCCACTATGTTAGACTAGTAGCTTATATTCCGGGTCAGCGACTGGTTGATATTAAGAGACATTCACCCGAACTCTTGAGCAGTATCGGGAGGTATTTAGGCAACTTGGACAAAGCGCTTACTGAATTTTCACACCCGGCTATGAACCGGAAGCTAATTTGGGATATAAAGCATGCTATTGAGACGGTAAGCAGTCAACTTGGAGATATCGAGAATTCAAAGCAACGAAAGCTCGTTGAGGGGTTCCTTCAAGAGTTTGAGCAAAAGGTGGTTCCGATATTGCCCGACCTTCGCACCAGCGTGATTTATAACGACGCCAATGATTATAACGTATTGGTTGATGGGCGGCTGAACCAAAAGATGGTTGGAACTATCGATTTTGGTGACATAGTACACACTTACACCGTGGCAGAAATTGCCATTGCTGGCGCTTATACAATGCTTGATAAAAAAAATCCGATTTTTACAGCGGCTCAGACTGTCAAAGGTTATCACGAAGCATTCCCCCTGACTGAACCCGAGCTGAAAATTTTGTTCTATTTGATTTGCATGCGTTTGTGCACCAGCGTGGCTATTTCCGCAAGCCGGAAAAAAGTTGCTGCGGACAACCAATATCTGACAGTGAGTGAAAAACCTGCCTGGCACTTGCTCGAATATCTGGCGACGGTGAATCCACAGTTCGCGCATTACACTTTTCGAAACGCCTGCAAATTGTCTCCTTGCCCAAAATCCGCGAAAGTTGTAAAATGGCTTAAGGGTCATGAGAGCAAGATCGGACCGGTCTGCAATTATGATTTAAAAACTGAGTCCATTTTAGTTTTTGATTTAAGCGTCGGAAGTCTCGACATTCAAAATCCAAAGCAAATCGAAAACGTAAATGATTTCACCAAGTTACTTTTTAGCAAGATGGAAGCAGAAAAGGCTAAGGTGGGCATCGGCAGGTACAATGAAGCTCGCTTACTTTACACCGGCGAACAATTCAAATCCGAGGATAGCGATTCGAATGAACAGCGCACGATTCATTTGGGCATCGATCTTTTTATGGAAGCCGGCGAACCAATCTTAGCACCTTCAGACGGCATAATCCACAGTTTTGCAAACAATAAGAAGTCTCTCGATTACGGGCCGACGATTATTTTACAGCATCAGATACCGGAAACGAAAGAGACCTTTTTTACGTTGTACGGACACCTCAGTTTAGATTCGCTTGATGGCCTCTATGAAGGCATGTCGATTAAAAAGGGCGAACAAATTGGCAAACTTGGAGCGTCGGAAATCAATGGCGGTTGGCCGCCGCATTTACATTTTCAAATTATCAGCGACATGCTTGATAAGAAAGGCGATTTCCCGGGGGTCGCTGCGCCAGGTCAGCGGGAGATTTGGTTGAGCATCTGTCCCGATCCCAACCTTATATTGGGGATTCCTGAAGACAACTTTCCTCAGGCTGATGTAAGCAAAGATGAAATCCTGCAAACAAGAAAACTAAATTTCAGCAAGACGCTGAGTATCTCTTATCAAAAGCCGCTCAAAATTGTCCGTGGGTGGATGCAGTATCTTTACGATGACGAAGGACGCAGATACCTGGATGCAGTCAATAATGTTCCCCATGTCGGTCACTCACATCCGCGGGTGGTCAAAGCCGCACAGGAGCAAATGGCGGTCCTGAACACCAATACCCGCTATCTTCACGATAATTTAGTTAGATACGCGCAGCGGCTTTGTGAAAAACTGCCCGAGCCGCTCAGTGTTTGTTTCTTCGTTAACTCCGGCAGCGAAGCGAATGACCTCGCTTTGCGCTTGGCAAAAGCTCACACAAAAGCTACTGAAATAATTGTTGTCGACGGCGCTTATCACGGCAATCTTACTTCACTAGTTGATATTAGTCCATATAAATTTGATGGCCGCGGCGGTTCCGGCGCACCCGCTCATGTGCACAAGGTCATCATGCCGGATGTTTACCGGGGACCTTACAAAGCAAATGATTCCAATGCCGGTAAAAAATATGCACAATACGTCCTGGAAGAGATTGAGAAAATTCAAAAGGAAAACAAAAATGTAGCCGCATTCATTTGCGAATCTCTCCTGGGCTGCGGCGGCCAAATTGTTCTTCCTGAGAATTATCTGAAAGATGCATATCGGCACGTTAGAGACGCTGGCGGCGTCTGCATTGCCGATGAAGTGCAAGTTGGATTTGGCAGAGTCGGCAGTCACTTCTGGGGTTTTGAAACGCAGGAAGTTGTTCCGGATATTGTTACACTAGGAAAGCCGATTGGCAACGGCCACCCGTTGGCAGCGGTGGTAACGACGCCGGAAATCGCTGCCTCTTTTGAAACCGGTATGGAATATTTCAATACTTTTGGCGGTAACCCGGTTTCCTGCGCCGTTGGACTGGCCGTTTTGGATGTCATTGAAGAAGAAAAGCTGCAGGACAACGCACTTAGAGTTGGCACTTATTTGAAAAAAAGTCTTGAGAAACTAAACGAGAAGCATGCTTTAATCGGGGATGTCCGTGGCCTTGGGCTTTTTCTCGGTATTGAGTTTGTCCGCGATCGTGAGAATCTGGAACCGGCTGCTGAAGAGGCTTCGTACATTATTGAAAGGATGAAAGAATGCGGCATTCTGCTCAGCACAGATGGGCCGCTGCACAACGTGATTAAGATTAAACCGCCGATTTGCTTTAATGAAGATGATGCTGATTTGCTGATGAGAACGCTTGATGAGGTTTTAGATGAGATTTAACATGTGCTTCATTCGATCTTGCAAGCCTCTTTTATTTCCTTAAAACATCAAACCACCAAAACAAAATCCACAATCCGTTCGTCTTTATCCACCCGCACGACTTGAACTTTTACCGGGTCACCTAATCTGTAGGTTTTTTCAGTGTGCTGGCCAACCAGTTGGTGATTCTTTTCATCGTGGAAATA from the candidate division KSB1 bacterium genome contains:
- a CDS encoding SDR family oxidoreductase, translating into MSAKILVTGGTGTTGSHLVNLLHEQKADFKALVRSEEKARPLQEKGVATTIGDFASTSSIDQALEGVEKVFLLSAAGPDQVEHQGNFVQSCQKAAVKYIVKVSAIGTAADSPVALARWHAQTEEEIRKSGLNYTFLHPHAFMQNQFANIETIKSQGAIYAPMADAKFATVDARDIASVATRLLSEDGHEGKTYLLTGPEAISMSDIAGTLERLLGKEVNYLPVSFEDARKAMLGMGMPEWLADDLTELNKIFAAGHGAEVSNDIETVTGKKATPFEQFAKDHIDFFK
- a CDS encoding PIG-L family deacetylase encodes the protein MRILYIYPHPDDESFGPAHVMSKQLRQGHEVFLLTLTRGGATRQRFKYNHTVEEMGGVRFAEMQRVNEVLGLSGMTVLDLPDSGLKEMDPREIEKVVVDEVERIKPEVLVSYAVHGISGFHDHLVTHAIVKRVFVELRESKSYLKRLAFVTVSEIESQKSKHFPLSFSTPDEIDCVVEVDEEDIKKSHLALDCYVTFQETIEKSGIKGFIGREASFELYQENFDPPLGDLFERLPSD
- a CDS encoding SDR family oxidoreductase; the encoded protein is MVHERIALITGANRGIGFEICKQLAQKKIKVILTARDEAKGKAAVQKLVKEGLDAVFYQLNVSDATSVKNLADRIQKELGRLDILINNAGIFIDPGKLAQNVELDIVRKTLEINLLGPLSLCQTFIPLMKKHHYGRIVNLSSGMGAFNEMAGGNASYRISKTALNSMTAILASELTGSNILVNTMCPGWVRTDMGGKNATRSVERGADTAIWLATLPDNGPSGKFFRDRKEIPW
- a CDS encoding aminotransferase class III-fold pyridoxal phosphate-dependent enzyme, which produces MANPNFSERDAVKIVREKFDLVATVSQLPSELDQNFLVKEKTGRKFVLKIGNAEEQKETLDFQNKVMEFLAKNNPPIVCPQIVPSISGEKITTVSGADGFPHYVRLVAYIPGQRLVDIKRHSPELLSSIGRYLGNLDKALTEFSHPAMNRKLIWDIKHAIETVSSQLGDIENSKQRKLVEGFLQEFEQKVVPILPDLRTSVIYNDANDYNVLVDGRLNQKMVGTIDFGDIVHTYTVAEIAIAGAYTMLDKKNPIFTAAQTVKGYHEAFPLTEPELKILFYLICMRLCTSVAISASRKKVAADNQYLTVSEKPAWHLLEYLATVNPQFAHYTFRNACKLSPCPKSAKVVKWLKGHESKIGPVCNYDLKTESILVFDLSVGSLDIQNPKQIENVNDFTKLLFSKMEAEKAKVGIGRYNEARLLYTGEQFKSEDSDSNEQRTIHLGIDLFMEAGEPILAPSDGIIHSFANNKKSLDYGPTIILQHQIPETKETFFTLYGHLSLDSLDGLYEGMSIKKGEQIGKLGASEINGGWPPHLHFQIISDMLDKKGDFPGVAAPGQREIWLSICPDPNLILGIPEDNFPQADVSKDEILQTRKLNFSKTLSISYQKPLKIVRGWMQYLYDDEGRRYLDAVNNVPHVGHSHPRVVKAAQEQMAVLNTNTRYLHDNLVRYAQRLCEKLPEPLSVCFFVNSGSEANDLALRLAKAHTKATEIIVVDGAYHGNLTSLVDISPYKFDGRGGSGAPAHVHKVIMPDVYRGPYKANDSNAGKKYAQYVLEEIEKIQKENKNVAAFICESLLGCGGQIVLPENYLKDAYRHVRDAGGVCIADEVQVGFGRVGSHFWGFETQEVVPDIVTLGKPIGNGHPLAAVVTTPEIAASFETGMEYFNTFGGNPVSCAVGLAVLDVIEEEKLQDNALRVGTYLKKSLEKLNEKHALIGDVRGLGLFLGIEFVRDRENLEPAAEEASYIIERMKECGILLSTDGPLHNVIKIKPPICFNEDDADLLMRTLDEVLDEI